One window of Microbacterium sp. Root61 genomic DNA carries:
- a CDS encoding MBL fold metallo-hydrolase: MKATSERQATAWARRIAPAPEEVRPGLWAIALPAGGNPIAYTIDYVFITDDGIALVDTGWATEASATALAKELAAIGYSITDISAILITHMHPDHFGLVPRILRANPDCRLFMHDADLRLVDGRSDALRQRTTPRWQELMVSVGAPGSYEITTRAMVTNRVDDDIASQVVTLAPDQVITLGSWSIRALWTPGHTPGHLCFLVEDHALLISGDHILPTITPQVTQLSDPADDILGNYLSSLRALRSLDVVEVLPAHQYRFTGLVERIDELLAHHERRFALLENAAARSPGLTCYDLAHALDWRDPLVRMPTDQARMAVKETLAHLVHMQGAGRISARIGPPTTWWAADVMTTRRGIR; this comes from the coding sequence GTGAAGGCAACGAGCGAACGGCAGGCGACAGCCTGGGCTCGACGGATCGCACCGGCGCCGGAAGAGGTCCGGCCGGGGCTGTGGGCCATCGCCCTACCCGCCGGGGGCAACCCGATCGCGTACACGATCGACTATGTCTTCATCACCGATGACGGGATCGCCCTGGTCGACACAGGCTGGGCCACGGAGGCGTCCGCTACCGCACTGGCGAAGGAACTGGCGGCCATCGGCTACTCCATCACCGACATCTCCGCCATCCTCATCACCCACATGCACCCTGATCATTTCGGTCTGGTTCCGAGGATCCTGCGGGCGAATCCGGATTGCCGATTGTTCATGCACGACGCGGATCTGCGGCTTGTGGACGGGCGATCAGACGCGCTGCGCCAGCGGACAACTCCTCGCTGGCAGGAACTCATGGTCTCCGTCGGTGCGCCGGGTTCCTACGAGATCACGACCCGCGCCATGGTGACCAACCGGGTCGACGACGACATAGCATCCCAGGTTGTCACGCTGGCGCCCGACCAGGTGATCACGCTGGGCAGTTGGTCGATTCGCGCGTTGTGGACGCCGGGACACACCCCGGGCCACCTCTGCTTCCTCGTGGAGGATCATGCGTTGCTGATCTCCGGAGACCACATCCTCCCGACGATCACTCCGCAGGTGACGCAGCTGTCCGATCCCGCGGATGACATTCTCGGCAACTACCTCTCCTCCCTGCGGGCTCTGCGATCGCTGGACGTGGTCGAAGTGCTGCCCGCGCATCAGTACCGCTTCACCGGCCTCGTAGAGCGCATAGATGAGCTGCTCGCACATCACGAGCGCCGCTTCGCGCTGCTTGAGAACGCGGCCGCGCGCTCGCCTGGACTGACCTGCTACGACCTCGCGCACGCCCTGGATTGGCGGGATCCGCTGGTGCGGATGCCGACGGATCAGGCGCGGATGGCGGTGAAAGAGACCCTGGCCCACTTGGTGCACATGCAGGGCGCGGGGCGGATATCAGCACGAATCGGGCCGCCGACGACCTGGTGGGCGGCCGATGTGATGACGACGAGAAGAGGAATTCGATGA
- a CDS encoding thiolase C-terminal domain-containing protein: MTGCVIVGAAETDRIGVVPDRSVLALNVEAGWRALEDAGLSIADIDGIAGAYSPHGVADAMGISPTWVDSTNVGGCSFMIHVRHAVAAIRAGYATRVLITHGESGRSRVGVPPRPRDPASMTGQFEEPYGARAPYTKFTLPALRYMHQHGLDETDLAEVTVAQRRWSHRNPRAGRKGLLTTEEVLAAPLVAYPFRAPEVCMLTDGGGALVVTARDDAPPSTRGRAVDILGTGEGTDSLLISEQRDPGVSRAIRAAADSAFAEARLRREEIQHVMSYDAFAHLPWIGLESMRLVAPGGAAELIRSGATSPGGTLPLNTNGGGLAYTHTGMYGMFAIQESVRQVRGEAAAQVPGVRVSLALGLGGMQSAAGVLVLGRI, from the coding sequence ATGACCGGGTGCGTGATCGTCGGCGCTGCCGAGACAGACCGGATCGGCGTCGTGCCCGACCGGTCGGTGCTGGCGTTGAACGTCGAGGCCGGCTGGCGTGCGCTCGAGGATGCAGGGCTGTCCATCGCGGACATCGACGGCATCGCCGGGGCCTACTCGCCGCACGGCGTCGCTGACGCGATGGGAATCTCGCCCACGTGGGTCGATTCGACGAACGTCGGTGGGTGCTCGTTCATGATTCACGTCCGGCATGCGGTCGCTGCGATCCGCGCGGGCTACGCGACCCGGGTGCTCATCACCCACGGCGAGTCCGGCCGATCGCGCGTCGGGGTCCCACCGCGTCCGCGCGATCCGGCTTCGATGACGGGTCAGTTCGAGGAGCCCTACGGGGCACGGGCGCCCTACACGAAGTTCACACTGCCGGCGCTGCGGTACATGCACCAGCACGGCCTGGACGAGACCGATCTGGCCGAAGTGACCGTGGCGCAGCGTCGATGGTCGCATCGAAACCCGCGCGCGGGCCGAAAGGGCTTGCTCACGACCGAGGAGGTTCTCGCCGCGCCGCTGGTCGCGTACCCGTTTCGCGCGCCAGAGGTGTGCATGCTCACCGATGGGGGCGGCGCGCTCGTGGTCACCGCGAGGGATGACGCACCGCCGTCGACGCGCGGTCGGGCGGTGGACATTCTCGGCACGGGGGAGGGAACGGACTCACTCCTCATCTCCGAACAGCGTGATCCCGGTGTATCCAGAGCGATCAGAGCCGCTGCTGATTCCGCGTTCGCGGAGGCGCGACTGCGGCGCGAAGAGATCCAGCACGTGATGTCCTACGACGCGTTCGCCCACCTGCCATGGATCGGGTTGGAGAGTATGCGCCTGGTGGCACCCGGCGGTGCGGCGGAACTGATCCGAAGCGGCGCGACGTCGCCTGGCGGCACGCTCCCCCTGAACACCAACGGCGGCGGGTTGGCATACACCCACACCGGAATGTACGGAATGTTCGCGATCCAGGAATCAGTGCGGCAAGTCCGTGGTGAAGCAGCGGCCCAAGTACCGGGAGTTCGCGTAAGCCTCGCCCTGGGCCTGGGCGGCATGCAGTCCGCTGCCGGCGTGCTGGTACTCGGTCGAATCTGA
- a CDS encoding acyl-CoA dehydrogenase family protein: protein MTRSTIYRPEHDEFRTLVRSFLEREVVPRFPEWEKQGLVPHDFYLAVGELGFFGLRAPEEFGGSDLGQRSFLYSSIWTEECSRAGVSLGGAATHVNLVMPYILALGTAEQKQRWIPPMVEGRLMGSIAMSEPETGSDLAGMKTRARREGDRWILDGAKTFITGGINADLIVVVARTSDHDNRRDGLSLFVVEGTAAGFARGRNLEKIGLKATDTAELFFESVELRDDALLGEEGKAFSYLAQNLVQERLGIALGAQVSAETALEITVDYVTQRKAFGQPVSSFQNTKFQLATCRLEIAAGRALIDLYMLSHERGELTAVEASMAKVYCTELQNRVIDVCLQLHGGYGFMSDYRIGKMYTDARISRIYGGTNEVQRGIIAKSLGL, encoded by the coding sequence ATGACCCGCAGCACGATCTACCGTCCCGAGCACGACGAGTTCCGGACGCTCGTCCGCAGTTTTCTGGAGCGCGAGGTGGTCCCGCGGTTCCCGGAGTGGGAGAAGCAGGGCCTCGTCCCTCACGACTTCTATCTTGCAGTCGGGGAGCTCGGATTCTTCGGGCTGCGCGCACCGGAAGAGTTCGGCGGCTCCGACCTGGGGCAGCGGAGCTTCCTCTATTCCTCGATCTGGACCGAGGAATGCTCCCGCGCCGGGGTTTCTCTCGGTGGAGCCGCAACGCACGTGAATCTCGTGATGCCGTACATCCTCGCGCTGGGCACAGCGGAGCAGAAGCAGCGATGGATCCCACCGATGGTCGAAGGCAGGCTGATGGGGTCGATCGCGATGAGCGAGCCCGAGACGGGATCCGACCTCGCCGGGATGAAGACGCGCGCACGGCGTGAGGGCGACCGATGGATCCTCGATGGAGCGAAGACCTTCATCACGGGAGGCATCAACGCGGACCTCATCGTCGTCGTGGCCCGGACGAGCGATCACGACAACCGGAGGGACGGGCTTTCCCTGTTCGTCGTCGAGGGGACCGCAGCGGGTTTCGCTCGAGGACGAAACCTCGAGAAGATCGGGCTCAAAGCGACCGACACCGCGGAACTCTTCTTCGAAAGCGTCGAGCTCCGTGATGATGCTCTCCTCGGTGAGGAGGGCAAGGCATTCAGTTACCTCGCGCAGAACCTCGTTCAGGAGCGGCTCGGCATCGCCCTCGGCGCGCAGGTCTCCGCCGAGACGGCCCTGGAGATCACTGTCGATTACGTGACCCAGCGCAAAGCTTTCGGGCAGCCGGTGAGCTCGTTCCAGAACACCAAGTTCCAGCTGGCGACCTGCAGACTGGAGATCGCGGCCGGCCGGGCACTCATCGACCTGTACATGCTGAGTCACGAACGAGGGGAGCTCACCGCCGTCGAGGCATCTATGGCGAAGGTCTACTGCACGGAGCTGCAGAACCGTGTGATCGATGTCTGCCTGCAACTGCACGGCGGCTACGGATTCATGTCGGACTACCGCATCGGCAAGATGTATACCGACGCGCGCATCAGCCGTATCTACGGCGGTACCAACGAGGTTCAGCGAGGCATCATCGCCAAGTCGCTCGGCCTGTGA
- a CDS encoding LysR family transcriptional regulator, whose translation MELRQMRYFLAVVDHGGITRAARELFISQPSLSQAIRTLESQFDTLLFDRVGRELRPTSEGLALAESLRDVLALVDDASDRVRNVVELRAGRLTIAAASTLAIHPLAGLVDAFLRCHPRVSVHIEDVGTSSHAISLLRSGAADAALVELPVAESSIIAERFGVEELLVAGTVTALAGYGGRIPASAISRLPMGIVSRDEGGHTPSLRTIAGLLGDIRATCMDRQLLWELVQGGAVATFIPERVADVMLPGVPLYRVDPPVMREIGIAYRDGPPSPAADAFLSLAFASERTTATKAAATSDRPAAS comes from the coding sequence ATGGAGCTGCGCCAGATGCGCTACTTCCTGGCGGTCGTCGATCACGGGGGGATTACTCGTGCAGCCCGCGAGCTTTTCATCTCCCAGCCATCGCTTTCGCAGGCGATCAGGACGCTCGAATCCCAGTTCGACACCCTCCTCTTCGACCGTGTGGGACGTGAGCTGCGACCCACGTCCGAGGGCCTTGCGCTGGCGGAGTCGCTTCGTGATGTTCTGGCACTCGTCGACGATGCATCGGATCGTGTGCGCAACGTCGTCGAGCTGCGCGCCGGACGGCTGACGATCGCCGCGGCATCCACGCTCGCCATCCATCCGCTCGCCGGTCTGGTCGACGCCTTCCTCCGGTGCCACCCGCGGGTGAGCGTGCACATCGAGGATGTCGGAACGTCATCGCACGCGATATCGCTGTTGCGCTCCGGTGCCGCCGATGCCGCTCTCGTGGAACTCCCGGTCGCGGAGTCCTCGATCATCGCCGAGCGGTTCGGTGTCGAGGAGCTGCTCGTCGCCGGGACCGTGACAGCCCTCGCCGGGTACGGAGGTCGCATCCCCGCGTCGGCGATCTCACGGCTGCCAATGGGGATCGTGTCCCGGGACGAGGGCGGCCACACTCCCAGCCTCCGCACCATCGCGGGATTGCTCGGCGACATCCGCGCCACCTGCATGGACCGCCAGCTCCTGTGGGAACTCGTGCAGGGCGGCGCGGTCGCCACATTCATCCCCGAACGCGTCGCCGATGTGATGCTTCCCGGCGTGCCGCTCTACAGGGTCGATCCGCCAGTCATGCGCGAGATCGGGATCGCCTATCGGGACGGTCCACCGTCACCGGCCGCCGATGCATTCCTGTCCCTCGCATTCGCCTCAGAACGAACCACCGCGACGAAGGCCGCAGCGACGTCGGACAGGCCTGCCGCGTCGTAG
- a CDS encoding CaiB/BaiF CoA transferase family protein encodes MSGPLEGITVVELGGIGPTPFCGMMLSDLGASVTVIARAGRSQHPILDRGKTVVSANLKDEADAARVRALIASADAVIEGFRPGVAERLGFGPEDVAGWNPAIVYGRITGFGRTGPLALRAGHDINYVALSGALGVMGPKDGPPVPALNLVADFGGGGLLLALGVVSALLRSRVTGEGEVVDTAMVDGSALLMSMIYGFHALGRWSTERGTNLLDGGAPYYQTYECADGRHIAVGALEPEFFLTLVHGLGLREQVDVSRQDDRRYWPELRDLLEHAFLTRPRDHWAALFADVDACVTPVLAVDETAHHPHNAARATFTPIPGGMAPAPSPHFAPLPQTLTPILETSPR; translated from the coding sequence GTGAGCGGCCCGCTGGAGGGGATCACCGTCGTCGAACTCGGTGGGATCGGCCCGACACCGTTCTGCGGGATGATGCTCTCCGATCTGGGCGCGTCGGTCACGGTCATCGCGCGTGCCGGCCGGTCGCAGCATCCGATTCTGGATCGAGGTAAAACAGTAGTTTCAGCCAACCTCAAAGACGAAGCGGATGCCGCACGCGTGCGCGCACTCATCGCATCGGCCGATGCGGTCATCGAGGGATTTCGGCCCGGGGTTGCAGAACGACTGGGCTTCGGTCCCGAGGACGTCGCCGGGTGGAACCCGGCGATCGTCTACGGCAGGATCACGGGATTCGGCCGGACGGGCCCGCTTGCGCTGCGCGCGGGACACGACATCAATTACGTGGCGCTGTCCGGTGCGCTCGGGGTGATGGGACCGAAGGACGGCCCACCGGTGCCAGCACTCAACCTCGTCGCCGACTTCGGTGGCGGAGGGCTCCTCCTCGCGCTGGGCGTCGTTTCAGCCCTGCTGCGCAGTCGAGTCACGGGTGAAGGGGAAGTCGTCGACACTGCGATGGTGGATGGCTCGGCGCTCCTGATGAGCATGATCTACGGCTTCCACGCTCTCGGACGCTGGAGTACTGAGCGAGGAACGAATCTGCTCGATGGCGGCGCGCCCTACTACCAGACCTACGAATGCGCTGATGGGCGTCACATCGCAGTGGGAGCTCTCGAACCCGAGTTCTTCCTCACTCTCGTGCACGGACTCGGGCTGCGGGAACAGGTCGATGTGAGCAGGCAGGACGATCGACGCTATTGGCCGGAACTGCGCGACCTGCTCGAACACGCGTTCCTCACCCGACCACGAGATCACTGGGCGGCATTGTTCGCCGATGTGGACGCGTGCGTGACACCCGTCCTTGCCGTGGACGAAACCGCGCACCATCCCCACAACGCGGCGCGAGCAACATTTACGCCGATACCAGGTGGCATGGCTCCGGCTCCGTCGCCCCACTTCGCGCCCCTACCGCAGACACTGACCCCGATCTTGGAGACTTCGCCACGATGA
- a CDS encoding MaoC/PaaZ C-terminal domain-containing protein, translated as MGARPVDGTGRRRRRCRHRIAWTLGGSAFELGHARRDLVINADAVGETTEPRRHSWSADDTLLYALAVGAGADELELTTENTDGVDLIAIPTFAAVLGGGAGELRSRLGSWAPGAVVHGTQFIEFDSPLTVSGDIEIVGRVAAVEDKGTGALVEIESRAVDAATGASLFTSTTGLFIRGEGGFGGSRSHGSSVLPKAGHDREPDLVLAASTRTDQALLYRLCGDRNPLHSDPGFAKRAGFPRPILHGLCTWGITARVLGRAATDGDFSRIAAFGGRFRGPVLPGDELRIDAWRSSDAEIHFRVRVDDRVVIEAGLLRLADR; from the coding sequence ATGGGAGCGCGGCCCGTCGACGGCACCGGTCGAAGACGTCGCCGATGTCGACACCGCATTGCGTGGACTCTTGGCGGAAGCGCGTTCGAACTCGGCCATGCGAGGCGGGACTTGGTGATCAATGCCGACGCGGTCGGGGAAACGACAGAGCCTCGCCGACACTCCTGGTCCGCCGATGACACGCTTCTGTACGCACTTGCGGTCGGTGCCGGCGCCGACGAACTCGAGTTGACGACTGAGAACACGGACGGCGTCGACCTCATCGCAATCCCCACCTTTGCGGCGGTCCTGGGGGGAGGCGCCGGAGAGCTGCGATCGCGCCTCGGCTCGTGGGCGCCCGGCGCGGTCGTACACGGCACGCAATTCATCGAGTTCGACTCGCCGCTGACGGTCTCCGGCGACATCGAGATCGTGGGTCGCGTGGCGGCCGTCGAGGACAAGGGCACAGGGGCGCTGGTGGAGATCGAGTCGCGAGCAGTGGATGCGGCGACCGGTGCATCCTTGTTCACCTCCACCACTGGGTTGTTCATCCGTGGCGAAGGTGGTTTCGGCGGGTCACGATCGCACGGCTCCAGTGTTCTGCCCAAGGCGGGGCACGATCGCGAGCCCGACCTCGTCCTCGCCGCTTCTACGAGGACGGACCAAGCGCTGCTCTACCGGTTGTGCGGCGACCGCAACCCCCTCCACTCGGATCCCGGCTTTGCGAAACGCGCAGGGTTCCCTCGCCCGATTCTGCACGGTCTGTGCACGTGGGGCATCACTGCGCGAGTACTCGGGCGCGCGGCCACCGACGGTGACTTTTCGCGCATCGCCGCATTCGGGGGTCGCTTCCGGGGCCCGGTGCTTCCTGGCGATGAGTTGAGGATCGACGCGTGGCGCTCGTCGGACGCCGAAATCCACTTCCGTGTGCGTGTCGACGATCGCGTGGTCATCGAGGCCGGGCTGCTCAGATTGGCCGACCGATGA
- a CDS encoding enoyl-CoA hydratase/isomerase family protein, which yields MTTDESIRIEHQGPIAVVWLNRPEERNAYTPDMAVRLQRALVESDRDESIRAIVVTGAGDNFGVGADFGIDWRDPEAHAVESMSRPEEAPWNLDTPIIAAINGDAIGVHLTWAMQSDIRLVADDARIAFSFNRVGIIPDRNSMWLLPRLAGFGPAMDLLLTGRTISGERMAQWGMASESLPREEVLTRALAMAHEIAERCAPASVTVTKRLMYEFLEETDRLKAYNRERRTLNWVRTLGETLRGIEAFKTRSRPEWGSTKKVRLPSELR from the coding sequence ATGACAACTGATGAGTCCATCCGTATAGAGCACCAGGGGCCGATCGCGGTCGTTTGGCTGAACCGCCCGGAGGAGCGCAACGCGTACACGCCCGATATGGCGGTGCGCCTTCAGCGCGCGCTGGTGGAGAGCGACCGCGACGAGTCGATTCGCGCGATCGTGGTGACCGGAGCCGGCGACAACTTCGGCGTCGGCGCAGACTTCGGAATCGATTGGCGTGACCCCGAAGCGCACGCAGTCGAATCGATGAGCCGCCCCGAGGAAGCCCCGTGGAATCTCGACACCCCCATCATCGCGGCCATCAACGGTGATGCGATCGGCGTGCACCTGACGTGGGCGATGCAGTCCGACATCCGTCTCGTCGCCGACGACGCGCGCATCGCCTTCTCCTTCAACCGAGTGGGGATCATTCCCGATCGCAACTCGATGTGGCTTCTCCCACGGCTGGCAGGATTCGGGCCGGCCATGGACCTCCTGCTTACGGGGAGGACGATTTCCGGAGAGCGCATGGCCCAGTGGGGGATGGCATCGGAGTCGCTGCCGCGGGAGGAGGTCCTCACCCGTGCATTGGCGATGGCGCACGAGATCGCCGAGCGCTGTGCGCCCGCGTCGGTCACAGTGACCAAGCGCCTCATGTACGAATTCCTTGAAGAGACCGACCGACTCAAGGCGTACAACCGGGAACGCCGGACTCTGAACTGGGTCCGTACGCTGGGCGAGACCCTCCGCGGGATCGAGGCGTTCAAGACGCGCTCTCGACCTGAGTGGGGCTCGACGAAGAAGGTGCGCCTCCCCTCGGAGCTGCGATGA
- a CDS encoding LysR family transcriptional regulator, with amino-acid sequence MDLQQLRYFTAVATHGSISAGATAVGVTQPTISQALQGLEHEMKTQLFARVGRGMVLTSAGYALLGPARRVLRASGAARDTLNNRGRGLAGRLDVSMSPSALAGVVPRMLSTFLRGNKGVTLNARALVGDAEIPAVLHERLADVVFTRLPLTADPALGQDQHPLTVLEVGSSEVLFAEPPGDSPPDPLDDEPVPWHGRGTSRRILAPPSDYANSALNGPISALGVGDLPPVVAARRETRLALVAAGVGATYIGASLASTSRRHGVGVRTMEPPLIHRIGMVYDAAGLSDVAAAFVAVVRSEANARDRNASAAGDGGPSR; translated from the coding sequence ATGGACCTGCAGCAGCTGCGGTACTTCACAGCGGTCGCCACGCATGGGAGCATTAGTGCCGGTGCGACCGCGGTCGGGGTGACCCAACCCACGATCTCGCAGGCGCTGCAGGGTCTCGAGCATGAGATGAAGACCCAGCTGTTCGCTCGCGTCGGACGCGGGATGGTGCTGACCTCCGCCGGCTACGCGCTCCTCGGGCCCGCACGTCGGGTTCTTCGTGCGTCTGGCGCCGCACGAGACACCCTCAACAATCGGGGCCGAGGATTGGCCGGTCGCCTTGATGTCTCCATGTCACCTTCCGCGCTCGCCGGCGTCGTTCCGCGGATGCTGTCCACATTCCTTCGCGGGAATAAGGGCGTCACTCTGAATGCGCGCGCACTCGTTGGCGATGCGGAGATCCCCGCTGTCCTGCATGAGCGGTTGGCGGACGTGGTCTTCACACGTCTTCCTCTGACCGCGGACCCCGCTCTGGGACAGGACCAGCATCCTTTGACCGTTCTGGAAGTCGGTTCCAGCGAGGTGCTCTTCGCCGAGCCGCCCGGGGACTCGCCGCCGGACCCACTCGATGACGAGCCCGTTCCCTGGCACGGCCGCGGTACGTCGCGCAGGATCCTCGCACCGCCGTCCGACTACGCGAACTCCGCGCTGAACGGACCCATTTCCGCGCTCGGCGTCGGTGATCTTCCGCCCGTCGTGGCGGCGCGTCGCGAGACGCGGCTCGCGCTGGTGGCCGCCGGGGTCGGCGCGACCTACATCGGCGCGTCACTGGCTTCGACGTCACGGCGCCACGGAGTCGGGGTCCGCACCATGGAGCCGCCGCTGATCCATCGGATCGGGATGGTCTACGACGCGGCAGGCCTGTCCGACGTCGCTGCGGCCTTCGTCGCGGTGGTTCGTTCTGAGGCGAATGCGAGGGACAGGAATGCATCGGCGGCCGGTGACGGTGGACCGTCCCGATAG
- a CDS encoding SDR family NAD(P)-dependent oxidoreductase produces the protein MTTDRHCEGRVAIVTGAGQGLGAAHARRLARAGAMVVVNDLGVLLDGGQDADKPAVRLVEEIRADGGEAVLSAHDVSRWDQAGELVRTAIEAFGRLDILVNNAGVLRDRSLARLTEAEWDAVIAVHLKGTAATMHHAAEHWRSLASDDEHPLDARIINTTSVAGLFGNPGQTNYAAAKAGIVAMTLVAALELSQHGVTANCISPGAATRMTASIPGRDAQAMSVDDTFSPRWPAAIVEWLASPMSAGVTGRVFMTSGRSLGIAQGWERGPSTAPVEDVADVDTALRGLLAEARSNSAMRGGTW, from the coding sequence ATGACGACGGATCGACACTGCGAAGGCCGGGTGGCGATTGTCACCGGAGCGGGTCAGGGCCTCGGTGCTGCCCATGCGCGGCGTCTGGCTCGAGCGGGAGCGATGGTGGTCGTGAACGACCTCGGTGTCCTGCTCGACGGCGGCCAGGATGCCGACAAGCCGGCCGTGCGCCTCGTCGAAGAGATCCGTGCGGACGGCGGGGAAGCGGTGCTGAGCGCACACGACGTCTCCCGGTGGGACCAGGCTGGCGAATTGGTGCGCACGGCGATCGAAGCATTCGGACGACTCGACATCCTCGTGAACAATGCGGGAGTTCTGCGTGATCGCTCACTTGCCCGCCTGACGGAGGCGGAGTGGGACGCCGTCATTGCGGTCCATCTGAAGGGGACAGCGGCGACCATGCACCACGCTGCAGAGCACTGGCGCAGCCTTGCCTCGGACGACGAGCATCCGTTGGATGCCCGCATCATCAACACGACATCGGTCGCGGGCCTATTCGGCAATCCCGGTCAGACGAACTATGCCGCGGCGAAGGCAGGCATCGTCGCGATGACGCTGGTAGCGGCCCTCGAGCTGTCCCAGCACGGTGTCACAGCAAATTGCATCAGCCCGGGAGCGGCGACCCGGATGACAGCGTCGATCCCCGGTCGCGACGCGCAGGCGATGTCGGTGGATGACACGTTCTCCCCACGGTGGCCGGCGGCGATCGTCGAATGGCTCGCCTCCCCGATGTCCGCCGGCGTGACGGGGCGGGTGTTCATGACATCCGGCCGAAGCCTGGGGATCGCGCAGGGATGGGAGCGCGGCCCGTCGACGGCACCGGTCGAAGACGTCGCCGATGTCGACACCGCATTGCGTGGACTCTTGGCGGAAGCGCGTTCGAACTCGGCCATGCGAGGCGGGACTTGGTGA
- a CDS encoding crotonase/enoyl-CoA hydratase family protein — translation MTDEILIERDGRVLIITMNRPEARNAITLGMSQRMAQAIDELDADPTLSVAVLTGAGGTFCAGMDLKGFLRGERPSIPGRGLGGMTQTPPRKPIIAAVEGWALAGGCELVLACDMITAGATAKFGVPEVKRGLVAAAGGLFRLADRIPRQIALEAVLTGEPITAGRAFEVGLVNRLTVDGGALDAAFELARTIAQNGPLAVQASKDVFVRAQSWPVEHRFVLQRPIIDPVFASNDAQEGAKAFAEKRQPQWTAS, via the coding sequence ATGACCGACGAGATCCTTATCGAGCGGGATGGTCGCGTGCTGATCATCACCATGAACAGACCCGAGGCGCGCAACGCGATCACGCTGGGCATGTCCCAGCGGATGGCGCAGGCTATCGACGAGTTGGACGCCGACCCGACGCTTTCCGTCGCGGTGCTGACCGGTGCCGGGGGAACGTTCTGCGCGGGGATGGATCTCAAGGGATTCCTGCGCGGCGAGCGTCCGAGCATTCCCGGACGCGGGCTGGGCGGAATGACGCAGACGCCGCCCCGCAAGCCCATCATCGCCGCCGTGGAGGGGTGGGCGCTCGCTGGAGGGTGTGAGCTCGTGCTGGCGTGCGACATGATCACTGCCGGAGCCACGGCGAAGTTCGGGGTCCCGGAGGTCAAGCGTGGACTGGTCGCGGCCGCCGGCGGTCTGTTCCGGCTGGCCGACCGCATTCCGCGGCAGATCGCGCTCGAAGCGGTGCTGACCGGGGAACCGATCACTGCGGGGCGCGCGTTCGAGGTCGGATTGGTCAATAGGTTGACCGTCGATGGTGGGGCGCTGGATGCCGCGTTCGAACTCGCTCGAACGATCGCGCAGAACGGGCCTCTCGCGGTTCAAGCGAGCAAGGACGTCTTCGTTCGCGCTCAGTCGTGGCCGGTCGAGCATCGATTTGTGCTGCAGCGTCCGATCATCGACCCCGTCTTCGCCTCCAACGATGCCCAGGAAGGCGCGAAGGCATTCGCCGAGAAGCGCCAGCCGCAGTGGACGGCGTCGTGA
- a CDS encoding Zn-ribbon domain-containing OB-fold protein — MTAVLLPVPHPTPETQPFWDGTAQRKLVIQQCAECSMWVFHPRLRCDRCGCDALVWTDASGRGRLWSYIIVHRPEPGFEDRAPYALGIIELAEGPHLMGSLAMVDPTPESLRIDMPVVVDFEPRGEMFVPVWRVDEAAS; from the coding sequence ATGACCGCGGTCCTGTTGCCGGTGCCCCACCCGACGCCCGAGACGCAGCCGTTCTGGGACGGCACGGCGCAGCGCAAGCTCGTGATCCAGCAGTGCGCGGAATGCTCGATGTGGGTGTTCCATCCGCGTCTGCGCTGCGATCGCTGCGGATGTGACGCGCTGGTGTGGACGGATGCATCCGGTCGTGGTCGGCTGTGGTCCTACATCATCGTGCACCGGCCCGAGCCAGGGTTCGAGGATCGTGCACCCTACGCCCTCGGCATCATCGAACTCGCAGAGGGGCCTCATCTGATGGGCTCGCTCGCGATGGTCGATCCGACGCCGGAGTCACTTCGGATCGACATGCCGGTGGTCGTCGACTTCGAGCCGCGCGGCGAGATGTTCGTTCCCGTGTGGCGCGTGGACGAGGCAGCATCATGA